In one window of Sinorhizobium chiapasense DNA:
- the fdxH gene encoding formate dehydrogenase subunit beta — protein MFPPVPNPSTGPQTPKFGESDLMRRSASNVTPPAERQTEVAKLIDVSKCIGCKACQSACIEWNDTHPEIEENVGVFENPHDLTPDMFTLMRFTEWENPETNNLEWLIRKDGCMHCEDPGCLKACPAPGAIVQYSNGIVDFVHENCIGCGYCIKGCPFNIPRISTVDHTAYKCTLCSDRVAVGQGPACAKACPTQAIVWGTKEEMKKHAEGRITDLKSRGFANAGLYDPPGVGGTHVMYVLHHADKPEIYAGLPNDPRISPIVEAWKGVTKYAGLAVMGVAAVTGFLHYMVNGPNRVTEEDEEAAERLTGDRSS, from the coding sequence ATGTTCCCGCCCGTCCCAAATCCCAGCACCGGACCTCAAACCCCGAAGTTCGGCGAAAGCGACCTGATGCGACGCTCGGCGTCGAACGTGACGCCGCCCGCCGAGCGCCAGACCGAAGTCGCCAAGCTCATCGATGTCTCGAAGTGCATCGGCTGCAAGGCCTGCCAATCCGCCTGCATCGAGTGGAACGACACCCATCCCGAGATCGAGGAGAACGTGGGCGTCTTTGAAAACCCGCACGACCTGACGCCGGACATGTTCACGCTGATGCGGTTCACCGAATGGGAAAACCCTGAGACGAACAATCTCGAATGGTTGATCCGCAAGGACGGCTGCATGCATTGCGAGGACCCGGGCTGTCTCAAGGCGTGCCCCGCGCCCGGCGCCATCGTGCAATATTCGAACGGCATCGTGGACTTCGTCCATGAGAACTGCATCGGCTGCGGCTATTGCATCAAGGGATGCCCGTTCAACATTCCGCGCATCTCGACGGTCGATCATACCGCTTACAAATGCACGCTCTGCTCCGACCGCGTCGCGGTCGGCCAGGGGCCGGCCTGTGCCAAGGCCTGCCCGACGCAGGCGATCGTCTGGGGCACCAAGGAGGAGATGAAGAAACATGCCGAAGGGCGGATCACCGACCTGAAGTCCCGCGGCTTTGCCAATGCCGGCCTCTACGATCCGCCGGGCGTCGGCGGCACGCACGTCATGTATGTGCTGCACCATGCCGACAAGCCGGAGATTTACGCCGGTCTGCCCAACGACCCGAGGATCAGCCCGATCGTCGAGGCCTGGAAGGGGGTCACCAAATATGCCGGCCTCGCCGTCATGGGCGTCGCGGCGGTCACCGGCTTCCTGCATTACATGGTCAACGGCCCCAACCGCGTTACCGAAGAGGACGAGGAGGCTGCTGAGCGGCTCACGGGAGATCGTTCCTCATGA
- a CDS encoding formate dehydrogenase subunit gamma, which produces MSTNTENDAGKSSSVHAGKPVTVDRYTGGARINHWITAGSLVLLALSGLSLFHPRLFFLSGLFGGGQLVRAIHPWIGVVLFFSFLGLFLRFWKLNLWKREDGTWLARVRDVLTAHDERLPEIGKYNAGQKLVFWSMSVLIIVLIASGLVIWDEYFAAFTTIEQKRWAVLVHAIAAILAISVWITHVYAAIWVKGTIRGMVRGSVTGGWAWRYHRKWLRELVAKPPAKDEKRTAAE; this is translated from the coding sequence ATGAGTACCAACACGGAAAATGACGCCGGCAAGAGCAGCAGCGTGCATGCCGGCAAGCCTGTCACGGTCGATCGTTACACCGGAGGCGCGCGGATCAATCACTGGATCACAGCCGGCAGCCTCGTGCTGCTCGCGCTTTCCGGCCTCTCTCTGTTCCACCCGCGGCTTTTCTTCCTGTCGGGGCTGTTCGGCGGGGGCCAATTGGTGCGCGCCATCCACCCGTGGATCGGCGTCGTCCTGTTCTTCAGCTTCCTCGGCCTGTTCCTGCGTTTCTGGAAGCTCAATCTGTGGAAGCGCGAAGACGGCACCTGGCTTGCACGGGTGCGCGACGTGCTGACTGCGCACGACGAACGCCTGCCCGAGATCGGCAAGTACAATGCCGGGCAGAAGCTCGTCTTCTGGTCCATGTCGGTCCTGATCATCGTCCTGATCGCGTCCGGTCTCGTCATATGGGATGAATATTTCGCGGCCTTCACCACCATCGAGCAGAAGCGGTGGGCCGTTCTCGTGCACGCAATCGCCGCCATCCTCGCGATCAGCGTCTGGATCACCCATGTCTATGCAGCGATCTGGGTAAAGGGTACGATACGCGGGATGGTACGCGGTTCCGTGACCGGCGGCTGGGCTTGGCGGTATCACCGCAAATGGTTGCGCGAACTCGTCGCCAAGCCGCCTGCGAAAGACGAGAAGAGGACGGCAGCAGAATAG
- the fdhE gene encoding formate dehydrogenase accessory protein FdhE codes for MKRKDAAAPDPTAIGEVSSPPFARLPDPSSLFFIRSLRLRQLAEASDLAPYLNFVARLAGAQHDIQAELPPAEGPDAAALKRAREFEMPPLHRHGMEGEALNTIFDRLFAAADAIEKPVPAAAALARVAAADAQARLLMANTVLSGSLPADAIAEHIFVWAALQVHFARLASLLDAKKLTPVADGVCPSCGGRPVSSMVVGWPGSHGARFCSCSLCCTYWHYVRIKCVLCGSTKGISYREIEDQGGTVKAETCDECHGWTKIFYQNNEPATEPVADDVASLSLDLLMREGPYRRGGFAPLLAGF; via the coding sequence ATGAAACGCAAAGACGCAGCAGCGCCGGATCCCACCGCCATTGGAGAAGTCTCGTCGCCGCCGTTTGCGCGCCTGCCTGATCCGTCTTCGCTGTTCTTCATCCGATCGCTGCGCCTTCGTCAATTGGCCGAAGCGAGCGACCTTGCGCCCTATCTCAACTTCGTAGCCCGGCTCGCTGGAGCTCAACACGATATCCAGGCCGAGCTTCCGCCTGCCGAAGGCCCCGACGCCGCAGCCCTCAAGCGCGCACGAGAGTTCGAGATGCCGCCGCTCCATCGCCATGGGATGGAGGGCGAAGCGCTCAACACGATATTCGACCGTCTGTTCGCAGCCGCTGACGCAATCGAGAAACCGGTGCCGGCCGCCGCCGCGTTGGCACGTGTCGCCGCCGCCGATGCGCAAGCGCGTCTTCTCATGGCCAATACCGTGCTTTCCGGTTCGTTGCCTGCGGACGCGATTGCGGAACACATTTTTGTCTGGGCCGCGCTTCAGGTGCATTTCGCTCGGCTGGCGTCGCTTCTCGACGCCAAGAAGCTCACGCCCGTCGCCGACGGCGTTTGCCCGTCATGCGGCGGCAGGCCGGTATCGTCCATGGTCGTCGGCTGGCCGGGCTCGCACGGCGCGCGGTTCTGCTCCTGCTCGCTGTGCTGCACCTATTGGCACTATGTCCGGATCAAGTGCGTGCTTTGCGGCTCCACCAAGGGGATCTCCTATCGCGAGATCGAGGACCAGGGCGGGACCGTCAAGGCCGAGACCTGCGACGAATGCCATGGCTGGACAAAGATTTTCTACCAGAACAACGAGCCGGCAACGGAACCGGTCGCGGACGATGTTGCGAGCCTGAGCCTCGATCTTTTGATGCGCGAGGGTCCCTATCGCCGTGGCGGATTCGCGCCGCTACTGGCCGGCTTCTGA
- the selA gene encoding L-seryl-tRNA(Sec) selenium transferase has translation MDANVRLRDIPSVDELLRSAALVEAVECFGRSAVTEALRKVLATTRDEVRKGGEVPPSDAIVTAAVTALEENDRSTLRPLFNLTGTVLHTNLGRALLAQAAIDAATEAMREAVALEFDLESGKRGERDDHLRALVCELTGAEDATIVNNNAAAVLLVLNSLAAGREAIVSRGELIEIGGAFRMPDIMLRSGVRLVEVGTTNRTHARDYRDAIGPETGLIMKVHTSNYRIEGFTKEVGARELAGIAHERGLPLVNDLGSGTLTDLERFGLAHEPTVSEAIADGADIVTFSGDKLLGGPQAGFIVGRTAFIEKINSNPMKRALRVDKIRLAALEATLRLYRDPDRLGERLPTMRLLSRPKADIGDQAARLASLMERAVKSAFRVSVVDCESQIGSGALPLSAVPSAGLALTPHSGSGRTLAELAAAMRRLPMPVIGRIERGALILDLRCLEDEDGFVANLAHLDPPSEGPPS, from the coding sequence ATGGATGCCAATGTCCGGTTGCGCGACATCCCGTCGGTGGACGAGCTTCTGAGATCGGCGGCCCTCGTCGAAGCGGTCGAATGCTTCGGGCGATCGGCCGTTACCGAAGCCTTGCGGAAAGTCTTGGCCACGACCCGGGACGAGGTGCGCAAAGGTGGAGAGGTTCCTCCTTCCGACGCCATCGTCACGGCCGCCGTCACGGCGCTTGAGGAGAATGATCGGTCGACGCTCCGCCCGCTCTTCAATCTGACGGGGACCGTGCTCCACACCAATCTCGGCCGGGCCTTGCTCGCGCAAGCGGCAATCGACGCTGCGACGGAGGCGATGCGCGAAGCGGTGGCGCTCGAGTTCGACCTCGAGAGCGGCAAACGCGGCGAAAGAGACGATCACCTTCGAGCGCTCGTCTGCGAGCTGACCGGTGCCGAGGATGCGACCATCGTCAACAACAATGCCGCGGCCGTGCTTCTGGTGCTGAACAGTCTCGCGGCCGGCAGGGAGGCGATCGTCTCGCGCGGCGAGCTGATCGAGATCGGCGGCGCGTTCCGCATGCCGGACATCATGCTGCGCTCCGGCGTCCGCCTCGTCGAGGTCGGTACCACGAACCGCACCCATGCGAGGGACTATCGCGACGCCATAGGACCCGAGACGGGCCTAATCATGAAGGTCCACACCTCCAACTATCGCATCGAAGGTTTTACCAAGGAGGTCGGCGCCCGCGAGCTTGCCGGCATTGCCCACGAGCGCGGTCTGCCGCTCGTCAACGACCTCGGTTCGGGCACGCTTACCGACCTCGAGCGCTTCGGGCTTGCCCACGAGCCGACCGTTAGCGAAGCGATTGCCGACGGCGCCGACATCGTCACTTTCTCTGGCGACAAGCTGCTTGGCGGACCGCAAGCCGGCTTCATCGTCGGACGCACAGCCTTCATCGAAAAGATCAACAGCAACCCGATGAAACGCGCGCTGCGGGTCGACAAGATCCGCCTTGCGGCGCTGGAAGCGACGCTCAGGCTCTATCGTGACCCGGATCGCCTGGGCGAGCGGCTTCCGACGATGCGGCTGCTTTCCCGTCCGAAGGCGGACATCGGTGACCAGGCGGCGCGGCTGGCATCTTTGATGGAGCGCGCCGTGAAGAGCGCATTCCGCGTTTCGGTCGTGGATTGCGAAAGCCAGATCGGCTCCGGCGCCCTGCCGCTCTCTGCCGTGCCGAGCGCAGGGCTTGCCTTGACGCCGCATTCAGGCAGCGGCCGCACACTTGCCGAACTGGCCGCGGCCATGAGGCGTCTGCCGATGCCTGTCATCGGCCGCATCGAGCGCGGGGCGCTCATCCTCGATTTGCGCTGCCTTGAGGATGAGGACGGTTTCGTCGCCAATCTCGCGCATCTCGATCCGCCGAGCGAAGGACCGCCGTCGTGA
- a CDS encoding tetratricopeptide repeat protein produces MEKALAAARSGDYETALATWIPLAQAGNPRAQNNIGACFAGGLGVARDAELAYRWLCLAAEAGDPVGQRNLASLLFKGEGIAPDYQRAAALYRKAAEQDDAEAQDMLSWMLLEGDLIEPDFAEAHRWALAAAKNGSAQSMTRLGMLYHNAIGVARDPIEAVYWWGLGARAGDADGQAMLGAAYHLGRGIARDPVDAFAWLLRAREAGSALATPFFDVVRDGLDAEELAEAERRAAMSLPETADPSQPAHGRGEK; encoded by the coding sequence ATGGAGAAGGCGCTCGCCGCCGCCCGCAGCGGCGACTACGAGACTGCCCTTGCGACCTGGATACCCTTGGCGCAGGCGGGAAATCCGCGAGCGCAGAACAATATCGGTGCATGCTTTGCTGGTGGACTGGGTGTCGCCCGCGACGCCGAGCTTGCCTACCGCTGGCTCTGTCTCGCTGCCGAGGCCGGCGATCCAGTCGGTCAGCGCAACCTCGCCTCGCTGCTCTTCAAGGGCGAGGGAATCGCACCGGATTATCAAAGGGCGGCGGCGCTCTACCGCAAGGCAGCCGAACAGGATGACGCCGAGGCTCAGGACATGCTGAGCTGGATGCTTTTGGAGGGCGATCTCATCGAGCCCGACTTCGCGGAAGCGCACCGCTGGGCGCTCGCTGCCGCAAAGAACGGCTCCGCTCAGTCGATGACGCGGCTCGGGATGCTCTACCACAATGCCATCGGCGTCGCGCGCGATCCGATCGAGGCGGTCTACTGGTGGGGGCTCGGCGCGCGCGCCGGTGACGCCGACGGGCAGGCGATGCTTGGCGCGGCGTATCATCTGGGACGCGGCATCGCCCGCGATCCCGTCGATGCCTTCGCCTGGCTCTTGAGGGCGCGTGAAGCTGGCAGCGCGCTGGCGACGCCGTTCTTCGACGTCGTTCGTGACGGGCTCGACGCGGAGGAATTGGCGGAGGCCGAGCGCCGCGCCGCGATGTCGCTGCCCGAGACGGCGGATCCGTCCCAGCCTGCACATGGGAGGGGCGAAAAGTGA
- the selB gene encoding selenocysteine-specific translation elongation factor, with amino-acid sequence MIVGTAGHIDHGKTSLIRALTGVDTDRLKEEKDRGISIDLGFAYMPVEGAETLGFVDVPGHEKFIHTMLAGAGGIDFVLLVVAADDGVMPQTREHLAIVDLLGIEHGIVAITKADLVSEDRLQEVERQMRDELAGTALADVSMIPVSAVSGSGVALLRDEIAGAARTFTRRQATGRFRLAVDRSFTIQGVGTVVTGTVLSGQVSVEDHVTISPSGLDARVRSIHAQNRPSETGRAGDRCALNLAGPGITKTAVNRGDVVCDQDLHAPTSRIDATLRVLGSEPKPIGHWFPVRLHHASVEVGARIVLLADEPAAPGARTRVQLVLERPIAAAAGDRYVVRDTSARRTIGGGRFLDLRAPARKRRTAERMAQLDALSLTEPKEAIEALLAAPPFYLDLNAFARDRAIAATEAVALTQSLGVVQLPLEATTLAMSETSWDKFRNDILARLKGFHTDNPDLLGMGVERLRTQTELRLPVPAFRAALQALARPGEIALDGAWVRLADHRVTMTLADERLWHDIKPLLDGAERFRPPRVRDIAGLLAVPEAQVRRLMKLGSRMGKVHEVAHDHFFLREVVAEMVAVIVEISTAADKGWFTAMQFRDRLENGRKVAIQILDFFDRHSVTLRRGDMRRLNRNRLDLFGNLPNGVRDKVGVLERDEESCERIPL; translated from the coding sequence GTGATCGTCGGCACGGCCGGTCATATCGATCATGGCAAGACGTCGTTGATCCGGGCGCTGACCGGTGTCGACACCGACCGGCTGAAGGAGGAGAAGGACCGCGGCATATCGATCGACCTCGGCTTTGCCTACATGCCGGTCGAGGGCGCAGAAACCCTCGGCTTTGTCGACGTCCCGGGCCACGAGAAATTCATCCATACCATGCTGGCGGGCGCCGGCGGCATCGACTTCGTGCTGTTGGTGGTGGCGGCCGACGACGGTGTCATGCCGCAGACGCGCGAGCATCTGGCGATCGTCGACCTGCTCGGCATCGAACACGGCATCGTCGCCATCACCAAGGCCGATCTCGTGTCGGAAGATCGCCTCCAAGAAGTCGAACGGCAGATGCGAGACGAGCTTGCCGGCACGGCGCTTGCCGATGTCTCGATGATCCCGGTATCGGCTGTATCGGGTAGCGGCGTGGCGCTGCTTCGTGATGAAATCGCCGGTGCGGCGCGAACCTTCACGCGACGGCAGGCAACCGGCCGCTTCCGGCTGGCGGTTGATCGCTCCTTCACCATTCAGGGCGTCGGCACGGTCGTCACCGGAACCGTACTTTCAGGACAGGTGTCGGTGGAGGACCATGTCACCATCAGCCCTTCCGGTCTCGACGCCCGGGTGCGATCGATCCATGCGCAGAACAGGCCAAGCGAAACCGGCCGCGCGGGCGATCGCTGCGCGCTGAACCTCGCCGGTCCCGGCATCACGAAGACGGCGGTCAATCGCGGCGACGTGGTCTGCGACCAGGATCTGCATGCGCCGACGAGCCGGATCGATGCGACGTTGCGCGTGCTCGGCTCCGAGCCGAAGCCGATCGGCCACTGGTTCCCGGTGCGGCTTCATCATGCCTCGGTTGAAGTCGGAGCCCGGATCGTCCTTCTGGCCGATGAGCCGGCGGCCCCCGGTGCGCGCACCCGCGTCCAGCTCGTGCTGGAGCGGCCGATCGCGGCGGCGGCTGGAGACCGCTATGTCGTTCGCGACACCTCCGCGCGCCGCACCATCGGCGGCGGTCGGTTCCTGGATCTGCGCGCGCCGGCGCGCAAGCGGCGCACGGCGGAGCGGATGGCGCAGCTCGATGCGCTCTCCCTGACCGAACCGAAAGAGGCAATCGAGGCCTTGCTCGCCGCGCCGCCGTTTTATCTCGACCTCAACGCCTTTGCCCGCGACCGAGCGATCGCTGCAACGGAGGCCGTCGCGCTGACGCAATCGCTCGGTGTCGTGCAACTGCCGCTGGAGGCGACGACGCTCGCCATGTCCGAGACGAGTTGGGATAAATTCCGCAACGATATCCTCGCCCGGCTCAAGGGTTTCCATACCGACAATCCGGATCTGTTGGGAATGGGTGTCGAGCGGCTGCGCACGCAGACGGAGCTTCGCTTGCCGGTGCCGGCCTTTCGGGCGGCATTGCAGGCACTCGCTCGACCGGGAGAGATCGCGCTCGACGGAGCATGGGTCCGGCTTGCCGACCATCGGGTGACGATGACCCTGGCCGACGAACGGCTCTGGCATGATATCAAGCCCCTGCTCGACGGGGCCGAGCGGTTCCGCCCGCCGCGCGTACGCGATATCGCCGGATTGCTGGCGGTGCCCGAGGCGCAGGTCCGCCGGCTCATGAAGCTCGGCAGTCGCATGGGCAAGGTGCACGAGGTGGCGCACGATCATTTTTTCCTGCGCGAGGTGGTGGCGGAGATGGTCGCGGTCATCGTTGAGATCAGTACGGCCGCGGACAAGGGCTGGTTCACTGCGATGCAGTTTCGCGATCGACTCGAGAACGGCCGCAAGGTTGCGATCCAGATCCTCGACTTCTTCGACCGTCACAGCGTCACGCTCAGACGCGGCGATATGCGCCGCCTCAATCGCAACCGTCTGGACCTTTTCGGCAATTTGCCGAATGGTGTGCGTGACAAGGTGGGTGTTTTAGAGCGGGATGAGGAAAGCTGTGAGCGCATCCCGCTCTAA
- the uxuA gene encoding mannonate dehydratase: MRQGWRWFGPDAPVTLDDVRQAGATNVVSALHQVPIGEAWSEKAVRERQSLIETTPAGRTPLKWSVVESIPIPDLVKRKGGKAKAEIEAWIASLEAVAACGIKIICYNFMPVVDWTRTELDFVTPTGATAMRFDHERFAAFELFVLKRPGAESEYSQEDRERAEAVFGSMPEEEIAEITRIITSALPGSTTEPLTIPAFRERLAAYQEIDAARLRQHLIEFLEAVTPAAEARGVKLTLHPDDPPRPLFGLPRIASTEADYAALFDAVPSEANGMCYCTGSLGVRADNDLPKIARRFASRIHFAHLRATTREGDGRSFHESAHLEGDVSMVDVLKELVAEDQRRGAEDTIVFRSDHGHRMLDDLQKSVTPGYPAIGRLRGLAELRGILHALGAPPT; this comes from the coding sequence ATGCGGCAGGGCTGGAGATGGTTTGGGCCGGATGCGCCGGTCACGCTGGACGATGTGCGTCAGGCGGGCGCGACCAATGTCGTCTCAGCGCTGCATCAGGTGCCGATCGGCGAGGCCTGGAGCGAAAAGGCCGTGCGCGAGCGCCAGTCGCTCATCGAGACCACGCCTGCCGGCCGCACGCCGCTCAAATGGTCGGTCGTCGAGAGCATACCGATCCCCGATCTGGTCAAGCGCAAGGGCGGAAAGGCGAAGGCCGAGATCGAGGCCTGGATTGCCAGTCTCGAAGCCGTCGCCGCCTGCGGCATCAAGATCATCTGCTACAACTTCATGCCGGTGGTCGACTGGACCCGCACAGAGCTCGACTTCGTCACGCCGACGGGCGCGACCGCGATGCGCTTCGACCATGAGCGCTTCGCGGCCTTCGAACTTTTCGTCCTGAAACGCCCCGGCGCCGAAAGCGAATACTCGCAAGAAGACCGCGAGCGGGCAGAGGCCGTCTTCGGTTCGATGCCGGAGGAGGAGATCGCCGAGATCACGCGCATCATCACCTCCGCGCTCCCCGGCTCCACCACCGAGCCGCTAACGATCCCCGCCTTCCGCGAGCGGCTTGCAGCCTATCAGGAAATCGACGCGGCGCGCCTGCGCCAGCATCTGATCGAATTTCTTGAGGCCGTAACACCGGCGGCGGAAGCAAGGGGCGTCAAGCTGACGCTTCATCCGGACGATCCGCCGCGTCCGCTCTTCGGCCTGCCGCGCATCGCCTCGACGGAGGCCGATTACGCCGCACTGTTCGACGCCGTGCCCTCGGAAGCGAACGGCATGTGCTACTGCACCGGAAGTCTCGGCGTCAGGGCCGACAACGACCTGCCGAAGATCGCCCGGCGGTTTGCATCGCGCATTCATTTCGCCCACCTTCGCGCCACCACCCGCGAAGGCGACGGCCGCAGCTTCCATGAAAGCGCGCACCTCGAAGGCGACGTCTCGATGGTCGATGTCCTGAAGGAACTCGTCGCCGAAGACCAGCGCCGGGGAGCGGAAGATACCATCGTCTTCCGCTCGGACCATGGCCACCGGATGCTTGACGATTTGCAGAAGAGCGTCACGCCCGGCTATCCCGCGATCGGCCGCTTGCGTGGTCTCGCGGAGCTGCGCGGCATCCTTCACGCCCTTGGCGCGCCGCCGACCTGA
- a CDS encoding GntR family transcriptional regulator, whose amino-acid sequence MSKRQRPDVSSPTFAVSGGVKIRRVTTASAIYEQLHAAILSLQMKPGVALQEKRISEEFGVSRTPVREALLRLAEAGLVEIFPQSGTFVSRIPVSAIPEAVVIRKSLERTTVEHAAEVATTDDIARLDAIIARQRVHAALNEPSQFHEQDEAFHEAISAIAGYPGIWSILKTVKLQIDRARRLTLPVLGRMDSVIEEHTTIRDAIAAHDVDRARGAMMHHLSAVIPDIDELRLLYPGYFS is encoded by the coding sequence ATGTCGAAACGCCAACGCCCGGATGTGTCGTCGCCGACTTTCGCAGTGTCAGGCGGCGTCAAGATTCGCCGGGTGACGACCGCATCGGCGATCTATGAGCAGCTTCATGCCGCGATCCTTTCGCTGCAGATGAAGCCGGGCGTCGCCCTGCAGGAGAAGCGCATTTCCGAGGAGTTCGGCGTCAGCCGCACGCCGGTGCGCGAGGCGCTTCTGAGGCTTGCCGAAGCCGGGCTCGTCGAAATCTTCCCGCAATCGGGAACCTTCGTGTCGCGCATTCCGGTCTCCGCCATTCCCGAAGCCGTCGTCATCCGCAAATCGCTGGAGCGCACGACGGTCGAACACGCCGCCGAGGTCGCGACCACCGACGATATCGCCAGGCTCGATGCGATCATCGCTCGCCAGCGCGTCCACGCCGCGCTCAACGAGCCATCGCAGTTCCACGAACAGGACGAGGCCTTCCACGAGGCCATCTCGGCGATCGCCGGCTATCCGGGCATCTGGAGCATCCTGAAGACCGTGAAACTGCAGATCGACCGCGCCCGCCGCCTGACGCTGCCGGTGCTTGGCCGCATGGACAGCGTCATCGAGGAGCACACGACGATCCGCGACGCCATCGCGGCGCATGATGTGGATCGTGCGCGCGGCGCGATGATGCATCACCTGAGCGCCGTCATTCCCGACATTGACGAGCTGCGGCTTCTCTATCCGGGCTATTTCAGCTGA
- the uxaC gene encoding glucuronate isomerase yields MALHPDRLFPVEPEARAIARRLYDAVAGLKIISPHGHTEPVWYAEDRAFPDPAALFITPDHYATRMLYSQGVRLEDLGVRRRDGSGIAPDGRSIWRLFAKHFHLFAGTPTRLWFEHSLEAVFGITKRLGPGNADALYDRIAEAIATPQLRPRALYDKFGIEVIATTDGALDDLPHHDAVRGSGWHGRVVPTYRPDAVVDAEALGFVENVGKLLALTGEPATWTGYLNAHRARRAFFKARGATATDHGHATARTENLSPGDAASLFEKVLSGKAGPPEAEAFRGQMLTEMARMSQEDGLVMQIHPGSYRNHNPSLFANFGPDKGADIPKATDYVQALKPLLDAVGNDPSLTIILFTLDETAYSRELAPLAGHYPALRLGPAWWFFDSPEGMRRFRETTTETCGFYNTVGFNDDTRAYLSIPARHDMARRVDCAYLARLVADHRLDEEEAHDLARELAYGLAKRAYRL; encoded by the coding sequence ATGGCATTGCATCCCGATCGGTTGTTTCCGGTGGAGCCGGAGGCGCGGGCCATCGCCCGGCGCCTTTACGATGCTGTCGCTGGCCTGAAGATCATTTCCCCGCACGGCCATACGGAACCGGTCTGGTATGCAGAGGACCGGGCGTTTCCCGATCCGGCGGCGCTCTTCATCACGCCGGACCACTATGCGACGCGCATGCTCTATTCCCAGGGCGTCAGGCTGGAAGACCTCGGGGTCAGGAGACGCGATGGTTCGGGTATCGCTCCCGACGGGCGCTCGATCTGGCGGCTTTTCGCCAAGCATTTCCATCTCTTTGCCGGCACGCCCACGAGGCTCTGGTTCGAGCACTCGCTGGAAGCGGTCTTCGGCATCACCAAGCGGCTGGGACCGGGCAATGCCGACGCCCTTTACGATCGCATTGCAGAGGCGATCGCGACGCCCCAGCTGCGGCCGCGCGCGCTCTACGACAAATTCGGCATCGAAGTGATCGCGACGACAGATGGCGCGCTCGATGATCTTCCGCATCACGATGCGGTTCGTGGTTCGGGATGGCATGGCCGCGTCGTGCCGACCTATCGGCCGGACGCCGTTGTGGATGCCGAGGCGCTGGGCTTCGTCGAGAATGTCGGGAAGCTGCTTGCCCTGACCGGAGAACCCGCAACCTGGACCGGCTATCTCAACGCGCATCGCGCCCGCCGCGCCTTCTTCAAGGCGCGCGGCGCCACGGCGACCGATCACGGCCACGCAACCGCCCGGACGGAAAACCTTTCGCCCGGCGACGCTGCAAGCCTGTTCGAGAAGGTGTTGTCCGGCAAGGCCGGACCCCCGGAGGCAGAAGCCTTCCGCGGCCAGATGCTGACCGAAATGGCGCGCATGAGCCAGGAGGACGGCCTCGTCATGCAGATCCATCCCGGCTCTTACCGTAACCACAATCCGTCGCTGTTTGCGAATTTCGGACCGGACAAGGGCGCCGATATCCCGAAGGCCACCGACTATGTGCAGGCGTTGAAGCCGCTGCTCGATGCGGTCGGGAACGACCCTTCGCTGACCATCATTCTCTTCACGCTCGACGAGACGGCCTATTCCCGCGAGCTTGCACCGCTCGCCGGCCACTATCCGGCACTGCGGCTCGGTCCCGCCTGGTGGTTCTTCGACAGTCCGGAAGGCATGCGCCGCTTTCGCGAGACGACCACGGAGACCTGCGGCTTCTACAACACCGTCGGCTTCAACGACGATACGCGCGCCTATCTGTCGATCCCGGCGCGGCACGACATGGCACGCCGGGTGGATTGCGCCTATCTCGCCCGCCTTGTCGCCGACCACCGCCTCGACGAGGAGGAGGCGCACGACCTTGCGCGCGAACTTGCCTACGGGCTCGCCAAGCGGGCGTATCGCTTGTGA